aaaaaatgtctgtatatcctgtgactgagggtgagcaaagtaatcaaagctaacaacagactcatcttcatcggtctcctttgtgcctagtggttcagggttgtgctgctgagctgctcctctgtcattagtagactctgctctccctttcacacttcctccagtttctctagactctcctgcacctggatcacaataaaaaattatatcgacagacatttggacttacttaaccaattcagatatttacattggcaaaatatgcaggcttatttaatatttctttatgctgttgcctatcatttgtgggctttgtgtatttactgtctcacttttaatgataaaaaataaaatcggtcaggactatggtttgggtatagaaagtggttttactggaactaatgcttgttcacacagtctattctaacagctcaccttttccttccatcctgacaggaacaatcccctcatcactactggctcctggctctgcttctgacactaaatcacattttaaaaatgctcataattctcagcaccaatcttctattttcaaagccttggtgtcagtttcattcatgtagtgctgaatcctggagcatctcagagcacctttaatactgaacaggcctacaccatactcttcattggagcctatttattctaataatcttccctctatgagcagtcctacctgtccactctggacttgtgggctcatggctggtgtctgctgctggatctgctttctgactctgaggagctacaagacaaagtttcccagttctgtggcatCGCATCATAccattatttaaatgacataacgttatgttccacgccacaatgccacacaattcactgactcaataattaattaacttgaaaggtggtttacccggttcatcgtcctcattagttgtttccaaccgggaggtcatttttgtgaaaaagttgctgattttgtcacatttggctgcatttgcttccagagctttcctctttttaattcttgccttctctgcaccacccttgctctgtttattatccatgtttcaaacagcaaacacagctgaccatccacagcctacagagcacagatggtaaatgctccacagctacagtatagagctactaactgtatgcaaggacagacGACGCCAAGGTGCGTCtgcagaaaaaaggaagaaaaacaatagcttgctagtagagggggtggggcccaggaacagggGTTGCAGCTtatgtgatcaacccagtgctatgactgaacacccccaccccccaaaataaataaataaaatattaaatataattttaaagtgaactccggcccttgcggcctaaatattattctggcccaccgggaattgtccctgtcctcccaattagccagtccgggcctgtatATACATGTTTACCATCCAAAGTGAGCTTATCACAGATACCTTACATTCATGGCAACTTCTTCATTTTTTAATCAACTGTAATCATCAGACATGACCTGTAACCTTTAGAAAACACACATTTCCCCATGTTTACCTTTGCAAGATACTGCACATTGTTATGGAATGATTCACAAGTGACTAATAACTAGAAGAGGCAGAGTTCCAACTAAGAGTCGATCAACCGATGATTGAAAGACAAGCAAAGTGAGTTGTTATTGATACATTATAGTTAGAGGTCgaccaatatgggtttttctaaggctgatgcaaatttctataaaatttggttagctgatatctacagccaatttttgaggccaaaatttaaggctgatttttttttttttttttttaaagcatattgaccataaaatacaattgaaacactcagataattcagatttttatgcagcaacatAAATGAAATtgttaatacacgtacacatagtactcttttaacctttattgaatttcaagtgctgcccacactgatcaaatatcttagaacatttttactactgatcaaatattggcgttaaaagaaaaaaaaaaaaaaggccgatggccaatattgaaaaaaatcaatatactggcccgatatattggccggccaatatatcagtctacctctaaATATAGTGTTATCAAATATAAATATCACATTCAATACAAGACCATGCAGGTATATGTCTGACtgtctgttaaccctttcatgcacagtggtcactgcagtggacagctgttcaaaggtgttctcttatgggtttagttgttttagttccagatgtaaacttgctgttctacataaacctgatctgcagttacatgtttgagtgtaaaaaattggtaATGTTTATGAGATTGTAaaagtttttttgcatattatctttatgcaggtatgttaaaatgtgagaaaacatcagattaacagcattaaacatgtttttatttcctatttttgatgcagtatatcagtaaatatgtttctttgcttctgaaattaaacacatgatgtccagctgagtggacatttttgcaactccatgaaaattaggttcataaaaatgtttcaatttttttttttaagcctaaagaggaacagaaacactcaggaaaaaaacctcttgattaagtttctcataattcatgcatgaaagggttaatggtccAGCGTCCATTTTTCTGGACAAatccccctgtttttttttttttgtgtttttttttacttcctgatGACAGTGACAACACATGGTGAAGATCTGGGCATTCTGACTCACAGGTGAAGGTTAGgaaacatccaaaaaaaaaaaaaaaattgattttgttGACATGGGTTGAAATTTCTTTAAATTATGGCCTTCTCTGACATAGCGTGTCAAGATGTTGTGCCACAAAAAGtaggttaaataattaaatattcatAATACTCTATATCAATTCCTATCAGTTTGAGTTTGTATGAATTAATTTGAATTAATATGGCTATATTAATTTTGATGTAATATTGATGCAACAGGCCTCTGAAAAGTTGTGGCAGGGCCATGTTTACACTGTGTAGTATCTTCTATTCTTTTAACAGGTGTGTAGCTGTTAGCAATAAATATGTTCAATTTGTTTATGATGCtagtttaactctttaaaacctgacgtgtcattgctgacacaccttgtgcatatgcagtttggatggctgtaactctttcactgtttgggcaattggaaaaattccaactgtttatgaaacctgagacgttgtgctTTATAGGCTTTACTGGGTCATCATGGTAATTTCACCCACGCTTGttctagaagctggagaagaagttgttttagcagtattattacatgcagtaaattggaaatgactgctagattttgaaagttctcggGAAAAATGACCCGTTTCTAATtcttttatagtcaaaataaaaaaaaaaaaagtctatttcagacttagggtttaaagggtgaAAAGAACTAGTGTTACCAatgatttaaccaagttttaaTGCAATGTTGTGCAAACCTGCTGGGATATTTTTCTTATCACAAAATGTCTGAGGAGTGACAGAAGGAACTGCAGTATCAGTTAAACACACCATCAGTAAATATTGTTATGTAATGTAAGTACGTGCAGGATTGGTGTTTTGGTTTTAAACAAACTATTCCAAATTGCTCATGTGCGTGTGGATCCATCATCCTGCATCTGCGTCCACCCTGTTAATTCCTGTCTCCTCTGTAAGTGGTTGTTTGGGACTGAGCATAAATACAACTGTGTGGATCTACTGTGGTGTCAGACTGTTCAGCTCATCATCAGCCATGGACAGATGTGTGCTGCTGGTCCTCATGTGTCTGCAGGTGGTCCTGCTCATCACAGCCTCCACTCCTTCACCTGCTGAGGTGGTAGAAGATGATCAACAGCAGACTCTGGTTCTGGTAAGAAGACCCACCACTGCTGAATGACACCAAAGAGCTGGACATGTTCTGTATGAGGGTCCTGATGCACATGCTGACGTTTCATTGGTTGTAACTGTCAACATTTTCAGCTAGAATGCTTATTGTATCATCTATTTTAAGATTATGAATAGTTGGAAAAGAATGTTGTCTTTGTGAGATAACCaagaattattttttatttttttaacagaaaGAAAATGCACAAGTAGGAAGTTCTCAAATTCGGACAAGAAGATCCTTGCCAGGAGCCTATTTTCCTGGTCTTCCTGGAATTCCTGGTCCTCCAGGTCCAAGTgatcctcctggtcctcctggtccacctggtcctcctggtcctcctggtcctcctggtcctcctggtatTCCTGGTcgtcctggtcctcctggtcctgtTGGATGTGGTCATACTTTCCCAAACCGAAGGTACATGTAAAATGTTTGACATTAGTTAATAACAAAATGTgtttgagctaaaaaaaaatgttccaaagTGTCCTCAGGTGGAGTTCCCCAGTTTACTGTTGAAACTGAATGTACTGTTACTTGTAAGGCTGTGGTCTGATGAGTTAACTTGTGATTTTATCCATTTTCTCTTCTTTGATTCATTCTGTCTCCATCTCCAGATTTGACTAAAAGTCAGAGGGAGGAGTTGATGAAGACAGTTTTCCTGGTCCTCCTCATCTCAGATGAAATATCATTTGTATTGGAAACACAAATGTATCCACCATGCATCAGTTGTCAGTGTTTGTGTCCTCATGTATCCTTTTTCCAGCCACGCTGAACAGTTCCATAGTGTGTCTGCTCTAAATGCAAATGTTCAAATGTCCAGCTGAAATGATGACACATGTTTAGGAGTTTTCTATAATAGTGTCTGTCTCCATCTGCCTATTTCTAGACCAAACAGATGGACTGATGAGTCCAGTAACAGAGTCATGGTTTAATGTTGTCACTGAGTTACTGCCACAGATATTCATTCATGTGATCATAAGATTCACACACTGCAGTTGTTGAGTTTAAATAAAATGTGGTTTTCACAATCAAAGATcttgttttactctttttttttgttgtttttctttgtcattttgatGAATCAGACTGATGAATATGTGCTCAGATTGTAAAGTACATCATATGTAATCCATCTCATGAAACAGGGATGCATTTGACAGAAAatatttaaagcagtgtatgactttcattacAATTTTTCTTTccaatttgtaaaaccccagtgatatccaattttcactaatccattagtctttctgtgcacACAGTCTGCTTGTTCACATAACAATGATTTAACTGTTTCTGTGTCTGTGATTAAAACAATATGTAGTCAGGCTTTAACTGAAATGTAAAGTGACATAAACAGAATTACCTGTAATGTCTTCCCTCTGTCATCAACTATATATAAATCTAAATAACGGTTTAAAACTTTCAAAATATGAAGTATAGGATTTTCTATTTGGTCACTGAAAAGAGCATAAACATGCTGGATAAACTTTATTCTGGCAGATAAGAAAAGGTGCTGataattacagttttaattgtattaaagcagcgtatgacttttatcacaattatttttcaaatttataaaaccccagtgatatcctatatacacctgaatcacttccctcatggtgaacatcttcaaagatgactccatcataaacacggtctacttgtttacataacaaactgaaatgtcatttGGGTCTTTTTGGAAATTTTATTGCAAAGTGAatttgtgggaatgggaattccatgcagcagcgATTTGGCTGTCTGTTCAtaagtgctgaacccaaatgtggcctttacctccattcaccgactagactcattctttaaaacaaccctggtggactgtacaGTTTTACATTGTTGTGATCTGACTCGTTTTTTTGCAGAATCTGTAAGAAACCGCTTTCGCTTCCCACATCtggtaagttacagtaactatGAGAAAACAAACTTTGTTATCTCAAGATAACAAATTGATGTATGTCGTTACCACAAGAAAACAATCTTTGTTATCTCAAAGTAACAATGATCGTTTTCTCATAGTTACTGTAagttgttgttgaatgtgtgttctgctctgtacaccacatgtgaaggctgcagtgtGGAGGATGTGGAACCTGCTCACATCTAAGTTCTGTGTATGGTTCTCtattacaaaataacaaaataaattaatttgttatcacaAGAAAACGATCTTTGTTATCTCAAgataatgaccatgaaaaaaaatgtaaatccaTGGCTGTTCTCAGCTtctgtacaaaccaatagggtgttggaatgatatatgtttacacttctcatccaaccacaatccaATTCACTCTACCTGGATGGTGCGATttatctgcactgtaaaaaaaatctgtaatttaacagaatttttcctgtttattttacagatttttcctgtatttttaagatacaggataatatcaatgaaatgacaaaaacagactgtgattttacatgtcaaatgtaaaataacacgaaaaaactgtaactgtgaataatcataaaatttccattttttaaaagaaattttttgttttttcacagtaaaatacagttaaaatatatttgcaaatgtatcgcaatttcacaaatatttcttttctatgtatgagattaaattattaatttaaagtttaatactgtaataaataaataaaattactgacaattaaccgtaaaagaagtatttgttctgtaagtttaacaagacttgtttgttaattgacaaatatcttgtgtaattacaggaggtttcacaacaaaaatgtttaataaatatatttttgtgactgtgtaacatgtataagcactgataaactgtccaaatacagtttttatcagtggattggataactgagtctcattgaaaattatttatgtatatatttataggtaatttgattgttttaatacatgtaaatattcaaaaagcaaaaaaaaaagcaaaatctcttgtaaagttagggcaaaaaactgtattttaattatggaaaattaccgtatttatTACcgtggttattttccgttattttacagtattttttttggcacccctgctgccggaataataccatttttttttttacagtttttctttttttttatagtgtagatagttttttttttatttgaacgatgacaacctgaaatgaaacaggagtaacaaagctatttttaaaatgtaaggagtagaaagtacagagaaTTGCgaaaaaatgtaaggagtagaagtaaaaagtcagctgaaaataaTTACTCcggtaaagtatagataaccaaaatttcgaTTTGAGTAAAATaacgaagtatttgtacttcgttacttgacacctcttgATGTAACTCTAACTTCTGTAAATATAGGATACAGATGCTTTCAAGTTATCCATTAAATGTACTATAAGACAATGCATAGTGTGACCACAAGATGAAGTCAGTCAGCTGTGATTTCTTAATCTTTCTGTTTACTCTGTGTTGTGGAAAAGCAAAACTTTCTGGTAAACATAAGGGTCGGTGAAGCTGAACATGTTTTTAGCGATATGATCAGGATTCTGCAAGGGAAGGAAACAGATATCGAAAATTATACAGGGAGTCGACGTTGTGATTAAATTGGACTTGTTTATggaaatactgtgtgtgtgtgtgtctacgtgGGGTTATCTGACATCAGCGTACGCTCTTTTATAAaccttgtgtttgttcatattaaaGTAGTTTCATCTTAGAGTGTATAAAACCTGTGTGTTTTTCCCAGTGGTGTCAGACTCTTCAGCTCATCGTCAGCCATGGACAGACGTGTGCTGTTGGTCCTAATGTATCTGCAGGTTGTTCTGCTCATCTCAGCCTTCACTCCTTCAAATGCAGCCGTTCAGGAGGCAGAAGATCATCAACAGACCCTGGTTCAGGTATGAAGATCTACTGATGCTCGCTCACATTGTAGAGCTCTACCTGGTCTGTGAAGGTCCGGATACACATCGTCCCtagagaatcagctggttctatgtccactttcTGCAGAAATGGAGTTAAGCATATCAGGACATCCTAAAATCATTGAAGTTTCTGTCCCAAAGTTCTTAGCTCCAagctaaacatctacacacactcacacctagaaAAATTTAGTTCTATGTCCTGAGTGGAGCTGCTTTCAAATCAGGTAGTTCTATGTCCAAGAGGAGCCAATCAGGGGCCagacctggatcatgtgacattcaCTCAAAATTGCCGTGGAGCACATGTAAAGCACAAAATGAGAACTCCTCAGAATAAAATGTTCTATTTTGATCCCTTTgtgaaagacttatggattattTTGATGGGTAAGTTGTTCACCAATCATGTATAGATATtgtaaatctttattttgtcgTGTT
The DNA window shown above is from Sphaeramia orbicularis chromosome 17, fSphaOr1.1, whole genome shotgun sequence and carries:
- the LOC115437034 gene encoding collagen alpha-1(I) chain-like, with protein sequence MDRCVLLVLMCLQVVLLITASTPSPAEVVEDDQQQTLVLKENAQVGSSQIRTRRSLPGAYFPGLPGIPGPPGPSDPPGPPGPPGPPGPPGPPGPPGIPGRPGPPGPVGCGHTFPNRRFD